The nucleotide window TGAAGAAAGGGTTTAAGGTGAGGGAGATGTGGTATTACCACGTGAGTAAGTGAGATGGTAACACCCGGTCTCCCTCACCAAAATAACATTCAACAAATAGGATATAAATTACTTTCCATGCTGAACTTCAAGGGAAAGAAAGGGGAAGAGGTGGCGAGAACCCTCATCTCAGCGTGTTTATGGAACGATTCGGTGGAAAGCAAGTCGAGGGCGTATGGCGTGTCCCCACAGACCGTGACGAATTACGTAGAGAAACAAGGGGTGGAAGTTATTGAGAAACTCTTGGAAAGCGCCAGGAAGATATCCTTGAAGGTACTGAAGGGAGTCAAGGAGATAGACCTCTCAATAGACTGGACAACCAAGATCTGGTACGGGAGACCGGTGGGAGGGCTCGGGAGTTCGGAGGAGGGAAACTCTTGGAACTACGCAACTGCGACGACAAAGTTTAACGGGAAAGTGCTCCTACTGGCCTTCGTCACTCAAGTCAAGGGGATGACTAAGGAAGAGATCGTGAAGGCCCTCGTGGAGCAAGTCGTCGCCATGGGGTTCAAGATAAGGTTGATGACTCTCGACGCTGGTTTCTACACGATTGACGTGCTCAACTTCGTTTCGCAGTTCAAGTACGTAATCGGAGTTCCTGTTGGGGACGTGAAGGTCTACCAGGAGTTTGACGGCGAGTACGAGACTAACAGTAAGAGGCACAGGAGGGACGAGCAGGTCAAGTTCAGGCTCCTCGTGTACAGCAAGGAGAAGGTTAAGAGAAAGAGGAAGACTCTCGTTTACTTGGGGCTACTGGGTATAGTTGTGTGAGAAAATATGTAAGCAGAAGGTTAAAAGTCTTCATCAAGACTCACCTGGAACCTTGAAGCGTGGAGTTGTTTGAGATGATATGAGTAATGCCTTATCACCGACATGGGCCTGAACTTCCAACGCGAATTACTTTCATGGATCGAAACGTAGAGATAGACCTCCAAGGAGCGAAGAGAGGGAAAGTAACCTCCGAGCTCCTCCTCAAACCTAGCCAGGGTCAAGTTGAAACTCTCCGACGTGTTATTAGTGTAGAGGTAGTGTCTAATCTCCCTGGGGAAGTTGAGAAAGGAACAATACTTGTCAGCAGCGTCAAGAAGCCTCTTGGCTCGGGCTGGAGAAAAGGGTTGGACAAGTTGGCTGAGGGACAATATAGCCTTCCTTCCCTCCTCCACGTTCCTGGAGGACTTTAGATCCCTAACTCTAATCATTAGTTCCTCCTTCTCCTTGTCTGGGAGGACCCTCATGAGGTTCCTAACCATGTGTGTTATACAGAGCTGGTGTTGAGAGGAGGGAAAGAGCGTGGACACGACGCGATCGAGTCCAGAGAAGTCATCGCTCACGATTACGTCAACCCTACTGACTCCCCTGCTTACAAGTCCGCTCAAGAAGGACTTCCAACCGTCCAAGTCCTCCCTATCCCTAACTTCGTAGTCCAAGACGAACTTATTCCCTTCTAAGTCAACTCCTATGGCAATGTAAATGGCTCTCTCCATGATCGACTCGCTGATTCTGACCTTTACGATCTTCACATCGATGTAAAGGGCTAGGAGATCGTGAGGTAGTTCGCGGCTCTTGTATTCCTTGAGTTTGTTGGATATTCTCTCGGCAACCCGATTCATTACGATCTCACTATACGGTATTCCCTTGGCTGCTAACACGGCCTTGACTTGACTTGGAGTCATGCCTGATAGAACGAGCTGCTGGAGGAAGTCCTCGTAATCTGGGCTGGTCCTCTCGTACTTCTCCGGAAGGATCTTGGGTCTGAAGCCACCCTTTCTGGTTCTCGGTACTCTGAGTCTTAATACTCCGTCTCCGGTTCCCAGATATCTGAAGTAGGTCCCGTTCTTGTGGTCGTCCTCAACTTCTAGGTAGGCTTCCCTCTCTTCCATCATGGCCTCTTGCAAGATTATCTCCTCTATTTCCCTTAGGCTAACTCCTTCTTTGATTGCCTTTCTTATCTTTTCTCTTATTTCTTCCATTACCTTCATGGTATTACTCTCCCTTATGGTATTACCCCTTCCGGGGTTATTTTTACTTTTTGTCATTATTTTTCACCTTTTGCTACCACAACTATAACTGGTAGCCCCCGTTTACTTCGCTAGGGCTACAAACCTCGACCTACCGAAGGGGGAGGTGTTGAAGTTGTACAACAAGGTGAGGGGTCCCATAGAGACCTCTTATAGGAACATTAAGGCTTTTCTCCCATTCACCAGTTCCACCAAG belongs to Saccharolobus solfataricus and includes:
- a CDS encoding IS256-like element ISC1332 family transposase, whose product is MTKSKNNPGRGNTIRESNTMKVMEEIREKIRKAIKEGVSLREIEEIILQEAMMEEREAYLEVEDDHKNGTYFRYLGTGDGVLRLRVPRTRKGGFRPKILPEKYERTSPDYEDFLQQLVLSGMTPSQVKAVLAAKGIPYSEIVMNRVAERISNKLKEYKSRELPHDLLALYIDVKIVKVRISESIMERAIYIAIGVDLEGNKFVLDYEVRDREDLDGWKSFLSGLVSRGVSRVDVIVSDDFSGLDRVVSTLFPSSQHQLCITHMVRNLMRVLPDKEKEELMIRVRDLKSSRNVEEGRKAILSLSQLVQPFSPARAKRLLDAADKYCSFLNFPREIRHYLYTNNTSESFNLTLARFEEELGGYFPSLRSLEVYLYVSIHESNSRWKFRPMSVIRHYSYHLKQLHASRFQVSLDEDF